Proteins found in one Paenibacillus borealis genomic segment:
- a CDS encoding glycoside hydrolase family 3 protein produces MQRPLSKEEQEWVERTLEAMSLRELIGQTMQDHAGRLPFKGDDEAALRGYLAQYPVGSFFIGGEVIQKAAGKAEDYRDWTVMLQRISKVPLLFSGDLEFGAGSAVKSLTAFPPLLALAAADDEALAYEYGKYTAMEGRAAGFTWALAPGTDLLLNWMNPVITTRCLGDDAGRAARLSAAVMRGMQDYGIAACAKHFPGDGVDYRDQHIITTINSLSEEEWFSTYGHVAQTIIDQGVMSYMTGHIALPWIDGGDAAAKPVPATVSERITTELLRERMGFDGVVLSDALDMGGFLAWGDYEKRIIDCFNCGTDVLLWPGVRYFAVMEQAVADGRVSRERLTASVRRILEMKARLGVQFTSTAGEDGMALPLLDDKLPPKLDRQVRQLSRELAGRCITVVRNRTGQLPLNPQTVRRVLVIMLNKVTEGRKYERMNLFVEQLKARGLQVDILDEFEPLTTLRQWEQSGISWDAAFAPYFLPLHGMMNTARPVGEAAKAIWAMQHAETIKPIGISFASPYLLQDIPFLDTLVNAYSLHEDTVELTVKALFGEIPFQGNSPVHADSQDDYHGSRGLQKT; encoded by the coding sequence ATGCAGAGGCCGTTAAGCAAGGAAGAGCAGGAGTGGGTGGAGCGCACGCTGGAAGCTATGAGCTTGCGGGAGCTCATCGGGCAGACCATGCAGGATCATGCAGGCAGACTGCCGTTCAAGGGGGATGATGAGGCCGCTCTTCGCGGGTATCTGGCACAATATCCGGTGGGGAGCTTCTTTATTGGCGGAGAGGTCATTCAGAAGGCTGCGGGTAAAGCGGAGGATTACCGGGACTGGACCGTGATGCTGCAGAGAATCAGCAAGGTCCCCCTGCTGTTCTCCGGTGATCTGGAATTCGGGGCCGGCTCTGCAGTCAAAAGCCTCACAGCCTTCCCGCCCCTTCTTGCCCTTGCTGCAGCCGATGATGAAGCGCTGGCATATGAATACGGTAAATATACAGCGATGGAAGGCCGGGCAGCCGGATTCACCTGGGCGCTGGCACCGGGGACGGATCTTCTGCTGAACTGGATGAATCCCGTCATTACTACCCGCTGTCTCGGGGATGATGCCGGGCGGGCGGCACGCCTGTCTGCGGCCGTCATGCGCGGGATGCAGGATTATGGTATTGCGGCTTGCGCCAAGCATTTCCCTGGGGACGGGGTAGATTACAGGGATCAGCATATCATCACTACGATTAATAGCTTGTCTGAAGAGGAATGGTTCTCCACTTACGGACATGTGGCTCAGACAATCATCGATCAGGGTGTGATGTCCTATATGACCGGACATATCGCCCTTCCCTGGATCGATGGCGGAGATGCTGCCGCGAAGCCGGTACCTGCGACCGTATCGGAGCGCATCACTACGGAGCTGCTGCGGGAGCGAATGGGCTTCGATGGGGTGGTGCTGTCGGATGCACTGGATATGGGCGGTTTTCTGGCCTGGGGAGATTATGAGAAGCGCATTATCGATTGCTTCAATTGCGGCACGGATGTGCTGCTCTGGCCGGGCGTGAGGTATTTCGCGGTGATGGAGCAGGCGGTAGCGGACGGGCGGGTAAGCCGGGAACGGCTGACAGCCAGCGTCCGGCGGATTCTGGAGATGAAGGCCCGGCTTGGAGTGCAGTTCACCAGCACTGCGGGAGAAGACGGGATGGCGTTGCCGCTGCTGGATGACAAGCTGCCGCCGAAGCTGGACCGGCAGGTTAGACAATTAAGCCGGGAGCTTGCCGGGCGCTGCATTACGGTGGTCCGCAACCGGACCGGCCAGCTGCCCCTGAATCCGCAGACAGTGCGCCGGGTGCTGGTGATCATGCTGAACAAGGTGACGGAAGGACGCAAATACGAGCGGATGAATCTCTTCGTTGAGCAGCTTAAGGCAAGAGGGCTGCAGGTCGATATCCTGGATGAATTCGAACCGCTGACTACACTACGGCAATGGGAGCAGTCGGGGATATCTTGGGATGCTGCTTTTGCACCGTATTTCCTGCCGCTGCACGGGATGATGAATACGGCCCGTCCGGTGGGCGAAGCGGCTAAGGCCATCTGGGCTATGCAGCATGCGGAGACGATTAAGCCGATCGGCATTTCTTTTGCATCGCCGTATTTGCTTCAGGATATTCCTTTCCTGGATACGCTGGTGAACGCTTATTCACTGCATGAGGATACGGTAGAGCTAACGGTCAAAGCGCTGTTCGGAGAAATTCCGTTTCAGGGAAACTCTCCGGTCCATGCGGATTCTCAGGATGATTATCACGGTTCAAGGGGGCTTCAGAAGACTTGA
- a CDS encoding glycoside hydrolase family 88/105 protein, giving the protein MSTKRELQEKLNLIFEYMRSPRHEGNWGMDIHHWDWVPGVGVISLMEYGTATGADKVIDYLLFWVNQNKRKAEGVQVINALAPYALFPELYRLTGDTWFLGKAQEIAGWMLETAPRTREGALEHTVTEAVDFPEQVWADTVYMAVLFLARLAGLTGDRGLAEAALQQTLLHLRLLQDPATGLLFHGWNCRDGSHMSAARWARANAWVALAVPGIVAETGRVVAVPEELCSRYRTLASALQRVQGASGLWHTVLDRPDYYEETSASAGIACGFLKAVKGGLLDDSFLESAGKALEGILPLITGDGEVQGVSGGTPVMPSIEAYNAIERYPALYGQGLVMQLLTEALTLQRPLQKARQNPERKAGR; this is encoded by the coding sequence TTGAGTACGAAGCGGGAGTTACAAGAGAAGCTGAATCTTATATTCGAATACATGAGATCTCCCCGGCATGAGGGCAATTGGGGAATGGATATCCATCACTGGGACTGGGTGCCCGGCGTCGGTGTAATCTCATTAATGGAATATGGAACGGCCACCGGTGCAGATAAGGTAATTGATTATCTGCTGTTCTGGGTGAACCAGAATAAGCGTAAGGCAGAGGGGGTCCAGGTCATTAACGCTCTGGCTCCATATGCCCTGTTTCCTGAGCTGTACCGGCTGACCGGGGACACCTGGTTTCTGGGCAAAGCTCAGGAAATTGCCGGATGGATGCTGGAGACTGCGCCGCGGACCCGGGAAGGAGCGCTGGAGCATACCGTGACCGAGGCTGTAGACTTCCCGGAACAGGTGTGGGCGGACACGGTGTACATGGCCGTGCTGTTCCTGGCAAGGCTTGCCGGGCTGACCGGCGACCGCGGGCTTGCTGAAGCTGCCCTGCAGCAGACCCTGCTGCATCTGCGCCTGCTGCAGGACCCGGCGACGGGGCTGCTGTTCCACGGCTGGAACTGCCGGGACGGCAGCCATATGTCGGCAGCCCGCTGGGCCCGGGCCAACGCTTGGGTTGCGCTGGCCGTTCCCGGGATTGTGGCAGAGACCGGGCGCGTAGTTGCCGTCCCGGAAGAGCTCTGCAGCCGCTACCGCACGCTCGCTTCCGCATTGCAGCGGGTTCAGGGAGCAAGCGGGTTGTGGCATACGGTGCTCGACCGGCCGGATTATTATGAGGAAACATCGGCCAGCGCCGGGATTGCCTGCGGCTTCCTCAAGGCGGTGAAGGGCGGACTGCTGGATGACTCTTTTCTGGAGAGTGCCGGAAAGGCCCTTGAGGGAATCCTTCCGCTCATCACTGGAGACGGTGAGGTGCAAGGGGTGTCGGGAGGCACTCCGGTCATGCCTTCAATCGAAGCATATAACGCAATTGAACGATATCCGGCATTGTATGGACAGGGGCTGGTGATGCAGCTGCTGACAGAGGCGCTGACCCTGCAGCGCCCGCTGCAGAAGGCTCGGCAGAACCCTGAAAGAAAGGCAGGAAGATGA
- the hflX gene encoding GTPase HflX has protein sequence MESLQQKAVIVGVQLQNDNNFDYAMEELRNLAAACDIEVVAELSQKSSRVNPSHYIGTGKIQELALLMEQHEAPIVIFNDELSPSQIRNLESTLDRQVIDRTILILNIFAQRAKTKEAQLQVEVAQLQYMLPRLTGLRESLGRQGGGGGTGLKNRGAGETKLELDRRRIEERISVLQLELQAQVSRRQIQRKQRHKNEVPVVCLVGYTNTGKSSLMNTLVETYHPGSGKGVFAKDMLFATLETSVRSIELPDHKTFLLTDTVGFVSQLPHHLVKAFRSTLEEVTEADLLIHVVDISDPQHEQHMAVTDETLKALGADGIPTLYAYNKADLTDQPYPQVQENSVTLSALKNRGITELTELIRSRVFTDYIQCEILVPFDRGSIVSYFNEHADVQSVSYEEQGTRLKLECRAADYERFRGDFVELTQ, from the coding sequence ATGGAATCCTTACAACAAAAAGCAGTCATCGTGGGTGTACAGCTGCAGAATGACAATAACTTCGATTATGCCATGGAGGAGCTGCGCAATCTGGCAGCTGCCTGCGATATTGAGGTGGTGGCTGAGCTCAGCCAGAAGTCCAGCCGGGTGAATCCCTCGCATTACATCGGAACCGGCAAAATCCAGGAGCTGGCTCTGCTGATGGAGCAGCATGAAGCGCCCATCGTTATTTTCAATGACGAGCTGTCGCCATCCCAGATCCGCAACTTGGAATCCACGCTTGACCGTCAGGTCATTGACCGGACGATTCTGATCCTGAACATCTTCGCGCAGCGGGCCAAGACTAAGGAAGCCCAGCTCCAGGTGGAAGTAGCGCAGCTGCAGTACATGCTTCCCCGCCTGACGGGCTTGCGCGAATCGCTGGGCAGACAAGGCGGCGGAGGCGGAACCGGCCTGAAGAACAGGGGTGCCGGGGAGACGAAGCTGGAGCTGGACCGCAGAAGAATCGAGGAGCGCATCTCGGTGCTGCAACTGGAGCTGCAGGCACAGGTCTCGAGACGCCAGATTCAGCGTAAGCAGCGCCATAAGAATGAGGTGCCTGTCGTTTGTCTCGTGGGCTACACCAATACCGGCAAGTCCAGCTTAATGAATACACTGGTGGAAACCTATCATCCCGGCTCGGGCAAGGGTGTTTTTGCCAAGGATATGCTGTTCGCCACTCTTGAGACATCGGTGCGCAGCATCGAGCTGCCCGATCACAAAACCTTCCTGCTAACGGATACCGTCGGTTTCGTCAGCCAGCTGCCCCATCATCTGGTCAAGGCGTTCCGCTCGACGCTGGAAGAGGTCACGGAAGCGGATCTGCTGATCCATGTGGTTGATATTTCCGATCCGCAGCATGAGCAGCATATGGCTGTAACGGATGAGACCCTGAAGGCGCTGGGTGCTGACGGAATTCCCACCCTGTATGCCTACAACAAAGCCGATCTGACGGATCAGCCTTATCCGCAGGTCCAGGAGAATTCAGTAACGCTCTCTGCGCTGAAGAACCGCGGAATTACCGAGCTTACCGAACTGATCCGCAGCCGGGTCTTTACCGACTATATTCAGTGTGAGATTCTGGTCCCATTCGACCGGGGCAGCATCGTCTCTTACTTCAATGAGCATGCCGATGTGCAGTCTGTCAGCTACGAAGAGCAGGGCACACGCCTTAAGCTGGAGTGCCGGGCCGCCGATTATGAGCGGTTCCGGGGAGATTTCGTAGAGCTCACGCAGTAG
- a CDS encoding DEAD/DEAH box helicase: MNTMMRNITVQLALSQYGDALIYGVDDRDDYVPGVQLKQMLFAWHEESFYGTELTISKADEVELVVLPAEQVIPFFASLRLLRHVGWSWQGDAQLLKRLAPLLAGMLENKQYAPSFSAYREGQLRWAWEEKRLAEAAEANWDDAAALHSLEGRSGFTEGLQAAFSAAVFQRYYGTDAEAGDLRSEFPLLFSASPSSAAGMDEDSWLMSIGWKADTAPFRPVLQLLEPDEELPHWRLQLLLQDKRDESALVPLRLTGDGEPHGLWPASWTEHVHERAAGWLSRLRDSLPEHIGRGADVLAEPLSDAVAWRFLTVDSRLLLEAGWQVLLPAWWEAASRRKPRLRAKISSGTAEGSRAQSLFGLDALVDFDWRISIGDADLSEAEFADLVARGERLVQFRGKWIPLDPALLAQIQRAMAGMDKSQGLSFQDVLQLHLLNSGADADAEEAEAQRAEEEAARVRLEVELNEHLVGIIGQLGQRSQWPKPEVPAGLHAELRSYQHEGYAWLVFLRRFGLGACLADDMGLGKTVQLISYLLHMKEQEAEAEASGAPVARRQTEPAGWPSLIICPTSVLGNWQKELQRFAPSLNVMLHYGSRRLDAGYFYGAASQADVVLTSYATAALDQELLKQFTWAAVCLDEAQNIKNAGTKQSAAVRSFPALHRIALTGTPIENRLSELWSIYDFITPGYLGTPKGFQDRFANAIEKERNAEKTADLQRLVKPFMLRRKKKDPAIQLDLPDKNEMKTYINLTAEQAALYDQNVNSLLERMQKLEGIERKGAILAALTSLKQLCDHPMLLTKEALPEPEAGGVLDTGALIERSAKLERLLAMVRELREENERCLIFTQYVGMGKMLQAVLQQELQEPVLYLNGSTPKSTRDRMIERFQAPALPAGEAASAAGYQPSDQPNVFILSLKAGGVGLNLTAANHVFHFDRWWNPAVENQATDRAYRMGQTRDVQVHKFISLGTLEEKIDEMLESKQQLSDDVISGSEGWITELSTDALKDLFTLRREWVG; encoded by the coding sequence ATGAACACAATGATGCGCAATATTACCGTTCAGCTCGCCTTAAGCCAGTACGGCGACGCGCTGATCTACGGCGTAGATGACCGGGATGATTATGTACCCGGCGTCCAGCTGAAGCAAATGCTGTTCGCCTGGCATGAAGAATCCTTCTATGGAACGGAGCTTACTATTTCGAAGGCGGATGAGGTCGAGCTTGTGGTGCTTCCTGCCGAGCAGGTGATTCCGTTCTTCGCCAGCCTGCGGCTGCTCCGGCATGTCGGCTGGAGCTGGCAGGGCGATGCCCAGCTCTTGAAGCGGCTGGCCCCGCTGCTGGCTGGTATGCTGGAGAATAAACAGTATGCCCCCAGCTTCTCCGCCTACCGGGAGGGCCAGCTCCGCTGGGCCTGGGAGGAGAAGCGGCTGGCTGAAGCCGCCGAAGCCAACTGGGACGATGCGGCGGCGCTGCATAGTCTTGAGGGACGCAGCGGGTTCACCGAAGGTCTGCAGGCCGCCTTCTCTGCGGCGGTCTTCCAGCGCTATTACGGCACCGACGCGGAAGCCGGTGACCTGCGCAGTGAGTTCCCGCTGCTGTTCAGCGCGAGCCCGAGCAGTGCGGCCGGTATGGACGAAGACAGCTGGCTGATGTCCATCGGCTGGAAGGCAGACACCGCGCCGTTCCGGCCGGTGCTGCAGCTGCTTGAACCGGACGAAGAGCTGCCGCACTGGCGGCTCCAGCTGCTCCTGCAGGACAAGCGCGACGAGTCCGCGCTTGTGCCGCTGCGGCTCACCGGGGACGGCGAGCCGCATGGCCTGTGGCCCGCATCGTGGACAGAACATGTCCACGAGCGCGCGGCCGGGTGGCTGTCACGGCTGCGTGACAGCCTTCCGGAGCACATCGGGCGCGGCGCCGATGTGCTGGCTGAACCGCTTAGCGACGCGGTCGCGTGGCGGTTCCTGACCGTGGACAGCCGGCTCCTGCTGGAGGCCGGCTGGCAGGTGCTGCTGCCGGCGTGGTGGGAAGCCGCCAGCCGCAGGAAGCCCCGCCTGCGCGCGAAGATCAGCTCCGGCACCGCCGAGGGCAGCCGCGCGCAGTCGCTGTTCGGCCTCGATGCGCTCGTCGACTTCGACTGGCGCATTTCCATCGGCGACGCCGATCTGTCCGAGGCGGAGTTCGCCGACCTCGTTGCACGCGGGGAACGCCTCGTCCAGTTCCGCGGCAAGTGGATACCGCTGGACCCTGCGCTGCTGGCGCAGATTCAGCGGGCCATGGCCGGGATGGACAAGTCGCAGGGCTTGTCCTTCCAGGATGTACTGCAGCTGCACCTGCTGAACAGCGGTGCAGACGCGGACGCGGAGGAGGCAGAAGCGCAGCGCGCCGAGGAGGAAGCAGCCCGCGTCCGGCTGGAGGTCGAGCTGAACGAGCATCTGGTCGGAATCATCGGCCAGCTCGGACAGCGCAGCCAGTGGCCGAAGCCGGAGGTTCCGGCCGGCCTGCATGCCGAGCTTCGCAGCTACCAGCATGAAGGCTATGCCTGGCTGGTATTCCTGCGCCGCTTCGGCCTCGGCGCCTGTCTGGCCGATGATATGGGACTCGGCAAGACCGTGCAGCTGATCTCCTACCTGCTCCACATGAAGGAGCAGGAGGCAGAAGCGGAAGCTTCCGGCGCACCGGTTGCCCGGCGGCAGACAGAGCCGGCCGGCTGGCCTTCGCTGATCATCTGCCCGACCTCGGTGCTCGGCAACTGGCAGAAGGAGCTGCAGCGTTTCGCCCCTTCCCTGAACGTGATGCTTCATTATGGAAGCAGACGGCTGGATGCCGGATATTTCTACGGCGCAGCTTCCCAGGCGGATGTAGTCTTAACCTCTTACGCTACGGCAGCGCTGGACCAGGAGCTGCTGAAGCAGTTCACCTGGGCGGCTGTGTGCCTCGATGAAGCGCAGAATATCAAGAACGCCGGAACGAAGCAATCGGCTGCTGTGCGCAGCTTCCCGGCACTGCACCGGATCGCCTTGACGGGGACACCGATTGAGAACAGGCTGTCCGAGCTGTGGTCGATCTACGATTTCATCACACCGGGTTATCTCGGCACTCCGAAAGGGTTCCAGGACCGGTTCGCTAACGCCATTGAGAAAGAGCGGAATGCCGAAAAGACCGCAGATTTGCAGCGGCTGGTCAAGCCGTTCATGCTGCGCCGCAAGAAGAAGGACCCGGCCATTCAGCTCGATCTTCCGGATAAGAATGAAATGAAAACCTACATTAATCTGACAGCAGAGCAGGCGGCGCTCTACGACCAGAACGTGAACAGCCTGCTCGAACGGATGCAGAAGCTGGAGGGCATTGAACGCAAGGGAGCCATTCTGGCCGCCTTAACCAGCCTTAAGCAGCTCTGCGACCATCCAATGCTGCTGACCAAAGAGGCGCTGCCCGAGCCGGAGGCCGGAGGCGTTCTGGATACCGGCGCCTTGATTGAACGGTCTGCGAAGCTGGAACGGCTGCTGGCCATGGTCCGCGAGCTGCGCGAAGAGAATGAACGCTGCCTGATCTTCACCCAGTACGTCGGCATGGGCAAGATGCTGCAGGCTGTGCTCCAGCAGGAGCTGCAGGAACCGGTGCTGTATCTGAACGGCAGCACCCCGAAGAGCACCCGCGACCGCATGATTGAGCGGTTCCAGGCTCCCGCGCTGCCTGCGGGCGAAGCCGCATCTGCCGCCGGGTACCAGCCTTCCGATCAGCCGAATGTATTTATCCTCTCGCTCAAAGCGGGCGGTGTCGGCCTCAATCTGACCGCCGCCAATCATGTATTCCACTTCGACCGCTGGTGGAATCCGGCGGTGGAGAACCAGGCTACCGACCGCGCCTACCGCATGGGCCAGACCCGGGACGTACAGGTGCATAAGTTCATCTCACTCGGCACGCTGGAGGAGAAGATTGACGAGATGCTGGAGAGCAAGCAGCAGCTCAGCGATGATGTAATCTCCGGCTCCGAAGGCTGGATCACCGAGCTGTCTACGGACGCGCTGAAGGATTTGTTCACACTGCGGAGGGAATGGGTGGGGTAA
- a CDS encoding SWIM zinc finger family protein, which yields MQPNYAMDDAGWDKLISDVAHYFDDLTLKRGFQYYKQKRVQAFRMITQQRIMSLVEGREDYAVSVELDNLPESHCDCPVSGLCKHMAAVLMNYAELQGKPVHSIANAKALVHIPKIPSAPAQGVPGRRGEQLKKLEALIPEATVQQWREYMALLIEPLAHTVRNPQYADRALAAISGVRPKLSPAAAQLFKLHTHLCVLESLVKPGGQPLAANLSSLGYSVGYYTSIAISELQKHITDMMKKSLPLAESPEEWPRVYDTIAYLRGEMLTEARDRSRDQPYFSYCYTLLWTHWITPNLSGPELYAEELEHLRQAGSDLSTNASRHARLLAESRMYYYLQDDAAAMEQLHAAAERPGLHPEELISFLPPLAEARQWTRLTAWLAEIGPLLSSRLYNLQEYAGYWDEAVRHQPEAEPQMWDTLAGMLPLSREIYEEQLLTYGRWPEWMDMQLSAGRQPADFRVSDLQPVEKNAPELLLPFYHQAVERFVLDKNRHSYKAAVKLLKRLAKLYKKLKREARWEEFLEAFTDRHSRLRALQEELRKGKLIP from the coding sequence ATGCAGCCAAATTATGCCATGGATGATGCCGGATGGGACAAACTCATCTCGGATGTGGCCCATTATTTCGATGATCTAACCCTTAAGCGGGGGTTTCAATATTATAAGCAGAAGCGTGTCCAGGCTTTCAGGATGATTACGCAGCAGAGAATCATGTCGCTGGTTGAGGGCAGGGAGGATTATGCCGTTTCGGTTGAGCTGGACAATCTGCCCGAGAGCCACTGTGATTGTCCCGTATCCGGCCTGTGCAAGCATATGGCCGCTGTACTGATGAACTATGCGGAGCTTCAGGGCAAACCTGTACATTCGATCGCCAATGCCAAGGCACTTGTGCACATACCCAAGATCCCCTCTGCTCCTGCTCAAGGCGTTCCGGGACGGCGGGGGGAACAGCTGAAGAAGCTTGAGGCGCTTATTCCAGAGGCCACTGTGCAGCAGTGGCGTGAATATATGGCACTCCTTATAGAGCCCCTGGCCCATACCGTGCGAAATCCGCAGTATGCCGACCGGGCGCTGGCCGCCATCTCCGGGGTCCGCCCCAAGCTGTCTCCCGCTGCCGCCCAGCTGTTCAAGCTTCATACTCATCTCTGTGTGCTGGAAAGCTTAGTTAAGCCTGGAGGACAGCCGCTTGCGGCGAACCTCTCCTCACTCGGCTACTCTGTAGGCTACTATACCTCGATTGCGATTTCTGAGCTGCAGAAGCATATCACGGACATGATGAAGAAAAGCCTGCCGCTGGCGGAGTCCCCTGAAGAATGGCCCAGAGTTTACGATACAATCGCTTATCTGCGGGGTGAGATGCTGACGGAAGCCCGCGACCGTTCGCGGGATCAGCCCTATTTCTCTTACTGTTATACCCTGTTGTGGACCCATTGGATTACGCCGAATCTAAGCGGGCCGGAGCTGTATGCCGAAGAGCTGGAGCACCTGCGTCAGGCTGGAAGCGACTTAAGTACCAATGCTTCCCGCCATGCCCGTCTGCTGGCCGAGAGCCGGATGTATTATTATCTGCAGGATGATGCTGCCGCCATGGAACAGCTGCACGCAGCTGCTGAGCGCCCCGGACTTCACCCGGAGGAACTGATAAGCTTCCTGCCCCCGCTGGCCGAAGCCCGGCAGTGGACACGCCTCACGGCATGGCTGGCAGAGATTGGCCCGCTGCTCAGCAGCCGGCTGTATAATCTGCAGGAGTACGCCGGGTACTGGGATGAAGCGGTCCGTCATCAACCCGAAGCCGAGCCGCAGATGTGGGATACACTCGCCGGTATGCTGCCGCTGTCGCGCGAGATTTATGAAGAGCAGCTGCTGACCTACGGGAGATGGCCGGAATGGATGGATATGCAGCTGTCGGCCGGGCGGCAGCCTGCCGACTTCCGGGTCAGCGACCTGCAGCCGGTGGAGAAGAATGCGCCGGAGCTGCTCCTGCCGTTCTATCATCAGGCTGTGGAACGATTCGTGCTGGACAAGAACCGGCACAGCTACAAAGCAGCGGTGAAGCTGCTGAAACGTTTGGCCAAGCTGTACAAGAAGCTGAAACGCGAAGCTCGCTGGGAGGAATTCCTCGAAGCCTTCACGGACCGGCACAGCCGGCTGCGCGCTCTTCAGGAGGAACTGCGGAAAGGAAAACTGATTCCATGA